The Microcystis aeruginosa NIES-843 sequence CGACCACAGTGCCACAATTGACAAAAAAGTGGTGTTCCTTTTCTTTGGGCGATTTTTGTCACCATTTGCCATGCTTGCGCTTGTTCATCGGTGTAGATACCGGGGGTATTTTGCCAACCGTTAGCTTGGGGAGAAATTACCGTCGCTTCCGTAATCATTAATCCCGCGCTGGCCCTTTGCCGGTAATACTCGGCCATTATCTCATTAGCAAGACGTTTTTCTCCAGCTCGCGCTCGCGTCATGGGAGCAAGCACAAGACGATTTTCTAAGTTTAAATCTCCCAATTTAAATTGACTTAAAAGAGCTAGGGAAGTAGTGAAGGAAGTCATCGAATTTGCCGATAGAGAATTTAGGTTAATTTTACCGCAATTAGTTAAAACCAGACAATCGCACCCAAGTATGATTGACTGGCCATCTGCGAGATTGTTCCTCTCCTAAGTGAGGAGAATTAATCGGATCAACTAGCTGAGTATAATTGATCTTGGTCATAAATATGACTATAATTACCAGTTATTTAATTTATTCATCTTCCAAAATTAAAGAGACATAAACTATATTTTATGGTAGTTGAGTCATGATGGGTCGGGATAAAATAGTGTAATTACGCTTATGTTTACCTGACCAGAAATAGTCATTGTCCAGATGTCTAGTAACTGGTGTTTTACCGATCAAATAGACTTCCTAGTGACTGAAACAAAACCCTTACTATTCGGTGCTTGCGAATTTTAAGAGAGTTTTTCAGAATCAGCATTTTTTAGTGGGACTTAAACGCCAAATAAAGATCAAATCGAGTATAATCGTTAAAGAGTAAGCACTTTACGTTGAAAGATCAGCGATGAAAGAGACAACCCCAGCCGCGATGCCCCCATGCTTTGACCGATGGTGTCGGCGGTTTGACAATTGCTTCAAAAACGAAGCGCAAAAAAACGGCTTCAGACAATATTTAGGAGGATTATTAGGGGAAAGTGAGAGGAAAAACCTCACTCAAATGGCCAATAATGCCGTCGGAGTAGTTTATAACCGATTACATCACTTTTTGACCGAATCTCCCTGGTCAGACCGTCAGGTGAATGAATGTCGGTTGCAAGTGATGAACCAATGCCGCCAGACGCAAATCCCCCGAGGATTTTCCCTGATTGTCGATGACTCAGGACATCGAAAAAGTGGCAATCTGACCGCCGGAGTTGGCAGGCAGTACCTAGGAGAAATTGGCAAGACAGACAACGGAATAGTCGCCGTCACTACCCATCTCTACGACGGCAAAAAAAGTGTCCCCCTAGACATTGAAATTTATCAACCGGCTAGTTCCTTAGCCGAGGGGAAAGAAGACAAAGAATTTAAGAAGAAACCAGAGATAGCGATAGATTTAATTGACCGGAGCTTAACCAGAGGCTATCGACCGAAAATCGTCTTAATAGATGCTGGTTATGGCAACAACACAAATTTTCTCAAAGCCCTGGAAGAAAGAAAGCTAAAATACTTAGGAGGATTGGCAAAAAATCGAAAAGTAATTATTGAAAAAGAAGGGGGTGTGGAAGAAACAATCCAGCTTGAGCAACTAGCAAAAAGCCTATCAGAAAAGGATTGGGAGAAAATCACCCTAAATCTAGATAAAGAAAAAACGGTTTGGGTAGCGGTATTCAGAGCGAAAATATCTCAACTAGAAGGAGAAAGGAACTTGGCGATCGTCATGAATGCAAGTTCAATGGAAAAAGCCACAGAGGTGGACTATTTCATCACCAATGTAGTTGAGGCAGATACAGTAACAGCTTCGTGGATAGTGAGGACTTACACCGAAAGAAATTGGGTGGAAGTATTCTACCGAGAAGCCAAAGGATGGTTAGGGTTAAGGGAATATCAAGTCAGGGATAAACGAAGCTTACTTCGTCATTTTATCCTGGTGTTTTGTGCCTATACATTTATCCTGTGGCATAAGTTAACTGGGGGATTGCAAAGGCAGTGGGCGAATCGACCTTTAAACACTTTTGTGGAAGCCTTGGAAGCTTTTCGGACAGCGATGTCTTTCCGTTTCTTTGAGTGGCTGACCGAGAATCGGGATGTGTTTGCCGCTTACAAAGCCAGTTTAGGCTTTGTTTGGGCTTGAAATTTGTTTAAGTCCCATTAGGGAACCTACCCAAAAATACCCAAAAGAGGCACACAGCCCCCAGAGCGCGTTGATAAAAATGGGAAAACACGAGTTTTTAGCAAGCATCGTGCATTGAATTGTACTAATCTCGAAAAAATTGCTGTTTTTTCACGATTTATTTAGAACTAATTTATTAGTAAAAAAAGATGTTAAAACAGTCTTGATCGACTTGGGCTTTGTGGCTAGTATGTAAAGCATATAGCTTCTTCATTGGAGACACCTGAATGAAAGCCCTATTACTATGGCCGCTGATGCCCAACTCCTTTTGGTCCTATCAAGAGACTTTAAATCTAGCCGGCTTGAGAGCAACCAATCCGCCTCTGGGTTTAATTACGGTGGCGGCCCTGTTGCCATCGGATTGGGAAATCCGGTTTGTTGATCGCAATGTCCGATTGGAAACGGCTTCGGATTGGGAGTGGTGCGATTTGGTAATCATCTCCGCCATGATCATTCAGAAAAAGGACTTTCAAGAATTGATTGCCAAAGGGTTGCAGTTGGGTAAAAAAGTGGCGGTGGGCGGGCCTTACCCCACCTCCTATCCAGAAGTTGCCCAAAAAGCTGGAGCAGATTACCTGATTCTGGATGAAGGAGAACTGACAATCCCTCTGTTCCTGGCAGCCCTAGAGCGGGGTGAACCGAGTGGTGTCTTTAGAGCCAGCGAGAAACCCGATGTCACCATGACACCGATCGCCCGCTATGATCTACTAGATCTGGATGCCTATCTGGCGATTACCGTGCAGTTTTCTCGCGGTTGCCCCTTTCAATGCGAATTTTGTGACATCATCAACCTCTATGGCCGCAAACCGCGCACCAAAACCCCAGAACAAATGTTGGCTGAGTTGGAGACGTTATATCAACTGGGCTGGAGGCGCTACATTTTTGTTGTCGATGACAACTTCATTGGCAATAAGCGGAATGCCAAGGTGTTTCTGCGGGAGTTGATCCCCTGGATGGAACAACACCAGTATCCCTTTAAACTGATTACGGAAGCTTCCCTTAATCTGGCCGAAGACAGTGAACTGATCGAGTTAATGGTCAAGGCCGGCTTTATGCTGGTGTTTATGGGGATTGAGACACCAGATACCGATAGCTTAATGGGCATTAACAAGGTTCAAAACACCCGCCAATCCCTGATCGAATCCTGTCACAAAATTACCCGCATGGGGCTGCAGATTATGTCTGGCTTCATTATCGGTTTTGACAATGAGAAACCTGGCGCAGGGCAGCGGATCAAAGATTTTATTATGGAGGCGAGTATTCCCCAGGGGCAGTTTAGCCTGCTCCAGGCACTGCAAAATACCGCCCTGTGGAATCGCCTGCAACGGGAAGGTCGTCTGGTGGATGGCATGGGCACTTTCCATCAGGGAGCCATGATGAACTTTGAGCCAACTCGCCCGGTGGAAGAGATTACCGAAGAATACATCGACGCTTTCTGGGAAATCTACGATCCTGTTAACTACCTGAAACGAACCTTCAACCATTTCATGATGATGGGGGGATGGCGCGGCAAATCGAACCGTAAATTAGATGGGCAACAGTGGCAATTGTTCCGTTCCTTGCTCTGGCGGCAGGGGATTGTCCGACCGACGCGGTTCCGTTTCTGGTGGCAACTGGCGGTGATTGCCTGGGTCAAACCCCGTCTGCTAGAAGAGTATCTAGCGACCCTAGGGATAGGTGAGCATTTTTTTGCCTATCGCTATGAAGTAAGAGAACAATTACTAAAACAACTAGCCGATTTGAAGCAACAGAAAGCAAGGGTAGCCCAGCTGGAAAAAACGCTCAAAAACTAGACAATATCGCCGACGAATAGTCATTTATCCCTAAACAGCGCTCTTGAATCCTACCCCAAAGTAGAGCAACAAAAAGCGAGTGGGGTTGTTTGACTGTCAAGTCAGTTGACATACCCCAGGCCGTAAACGGACGTGGATTCTTCTAGCATCACTGCTGTGAATTTCTGGCTCAACGAGTCCACTTGAATTAGATTCCTGGCGAAATCCCACCCAGAGGTGGTTCTCTCCTCAGACTTTCGCGACCTTACAGAAGCCTGTTTTCGGGGGCCCCTACGATACAGTTCAAAACCTCTAAAATAATTGGTTTCTCTGGTACTTGACGCTGAGAGCTTTTACCTATAGGAGCATTCCCCTAGAGAACCCCATAACTCTAGTTTTCAAGGTGCGTTCATCGGTTGATGACTGGGTTTTTTAAGCGGTTGCTTACCCGGCCCCCTATTCTTAATATCATACATCCTATAAAGTCGCCCTCAAAGGGCGAGGCTTTCAACCCAATTTTTCGGTAATCTGTCCCCACAATTCATTCAAACTTACATTCCGCACTTCAGTTTGTAACATAAAAAGTTACAAACAAGGGAAAAGACTAACTGAGTATTTATACTCAGAAATTCCTCGACCAAAACGTGAGATAAGTAGTCGTGCAAAATTAATTTCCTAGTCGAGACAGGAGACTCCGAGACGGGAGACGGGAGACGGGAGACAGCTATTAGGGATCGGATTTGAGTTTTCAGTTCACTGTTTCCTCACACCAGAAGTCTGACGGAGTAGTGGCTTAGATGTGTAATTAATTTTGCTTAGGTACTTAATGAAAAAAAACACAAGCAATGTCTGCTTCAGAAGAAATACAAATTAAAAATATAGACCATTTAGGAATAGTAGCAGGACTAATTGATGAAATAGGAATAGTCGAAGTAATCAATGAAAAACTAGGTGTTGATAAAAGAGAAAAAATTAGTTCAGGACAAGTCTTAAAAGCCATGATTCTCAATGGGCTAGGAATGGTGTCACGCCCCTTGTATTTATTTAGTCAATTTTTTGGGTTCTTCGGTTTTTGTTATGCAATGGAGGGGGGTTATAAGGGATGAAACCCTTATATATAAAGACATTGCTTCGATTTTTGCCAATTGTTTTCGATCTAGAACGAGCTAATCAATTAAGTCTCTTGCCAGATAAGGATTTAGTCGATTTATGCCACCCGATCAAACCATACCAAGTAACGAAGAACCATTTTTTGAAGACAAAGCTGTAGAAAAATTATTAGGAGATGAGATTAAAAGTGAATATTTAAACGATGATAAAATTGGTAGATTCATGGATGAAATTTATCAAATAGTATTGAATAGTTTATTTAGGGTTTGCTGAAAAAGTTTTTCCTGGGGGCAGGGTGTGGGGTGTAGGGTGTAGGGTGTAGGGTTTTAGCGATTTTGAGGAGGTCAATTACCTAATTTTCAGGGAAAAAGTCCAGGGATTTTCCACCCGATCACTCCCAGATCTGGCACTTTTTGGTTTCCAAAAAGTCTAAAAGTCTTACCCAACAAGGTTTTTAGATTTATTCAGCAAGCCCTATGCTAGGCTAGATTTAACCAGACTAAACCAAGAGAGCCTATTTATTTTTTGCGAGCAAAAATTTCTTCAAACCAATTAATAGCTCGATTTGCCAAAGCTTCTAGGGAATATTTTTGCTCGACTACTGCACGACAAGAATATCGATCGATCCGGTCTAAATTTTTAATTCCTGTAACTAATCCCTCGATACTATCGGGTTCAACTAAAAAACCAGTTTTTCCCTCTTCAATAATTTCTACCGGACCACCGCGACGATAGGCAACTACGGGAACACCACAGGCTAAAGCTTCAATAGCCACGTTACCAAAAGCCTCAACCCAGCGCGGGGTCATCAACAGGCCAAAACAGTCGCCTAGCTCTTTTTGTAGGCTCCCGGTGGGCAAAAACCCGCGATAATCGACTAAATCGAAACTATAGGTATCCTGTAAATTTTGCCAGTAGAGAGGATCGGAAATATGACCGAAAACCCGTAAAGGGACACCTAACTGTTGACAAGCTGCGATCGCATCTTCCAAAGCCTTTTCCGGGGCAATCCGTCCCACCCAGGCTAGACAGGGGGAAGGATCGTCCCGAAACTGATACAAAGATACGTCTAAACCATTAGCCAAACAGCGATAGGGGGGAGAGAGGGAGAAAGTTTCTGCTTGGGCAAGGGTGTGAAAAGCGAGTAAATGGGGAAAATTGCTGTAGGTTTTTTCAATAATATGATCCATCGCCAAAGAAACGGAAGCCATGCTGACTAAATGGGCGACGGGAGTGGCAAAAAAAGGAGTGAGATAAAAAGGGAGCCAATCGTAGGCAAAATTAACAATTAAATCGTACTGATTTTGTACCTGTTGGGCGTAGTGCCACATATTGGCCAAAACGGCATTTTCGGGCATTAAAATCGGGGCTTGCCGGCCCTGACTTTGGGCGGAAATCTGGGCATTTCCTGCTATAGTGATTAAGGGAATATCATGCAACTGCGAGGCTTCTGGAGCCACTACCCGCACCGGATAGCCTTGCCTGGTCAGAGTGCGAGCGAGATTATAAAGAGTTAATTCTACGCCACCGCCGCCCCCCGAACCCAAAAATCCCACGGGGGTGGAGAGAAATAACAGTTTTCGACTCAATTTTGCACCTCTGTGGGTGTGGTTTCAGTGAAGGAAGTATCCTGTACGTCATCATCTTCCGGTTCACCAGTGGTTTCTAGGGGAGCAATATCTAAACGGGGCGGTAATTGCAGATTTAACTGTCTGATTGCCCAGCGTGCTGTTTCTTGCACTTCTTCATCGGAATCATCGAGGGCATGACAAATTAATTGACTGATCTGAGACATGATATCGTAGAGTCTGGTTAAATCCCGGATAGCATTTTTCCGCACTTGGGGATTTTTATCCTGGAGGGAGATAGCCAAAGCTTGGTTCATCGGTCGCAGGGAGCGGGTACAGATTTGAGCGAGGGCTTCTAGGGTTAAACTACGTTCGTAGGAATCCCCATCCACCATACTATCGACTAAAGGCTGCATTGCCCTAGAATCGGACATTTGTGCCAGTTTCCAAACCGCCCGTCTACGGGTACGAGGATCGTTATCGCGAAGACTTTCAATTAAACGCAGGATTAAGTCTACGTTCGGGATACGGGAGGTAGCTTGTACGGGCAAAGAAGGCTCGAAATCCTCTTCACCACTGCCATTAATGTCACTGCCCGTTTTGGTGTCCGC is a genomic window containing:
- a CDS encoding B12-binding domain-containing radical SAM protein — its product is MKALLLWPLMPNSFWSYQETLNLAGLRATNPPLGLITVAALLPSDWEIRFVDRNVRLETASDWEWCDLVIISAMIIQKKDFQELIAKGLQLGKKVAVGGPYPTSYPEVAQKAGADYLILDEGELTIPLFLAALERGEPSGVFRASEKPDVTMTPIARYDLLDLDAYLAITVQFSRGCPFQCEFCDIINLYGRKPRTKTPEQMLAELETLYQLGWRRYIFVVDDNFIGNKRNAKVFLRELIPWMEQHQYPFKLITEASLNLAEDSELIELMVKAGFMLVFMGIETPDTDSLMGINKVQNTRQSLIESCHKITRMGLQIMSGFIIGFDNEKPGAGQRIKDFIMEASIPQGQFSLLQALQNTALWNRLQREGRLVDGMGTFHQGAMMNFEPTRPVEEITEEYIDAFWEIYDPVNYLKRTFNHFMMMGGWRGKSNRKLDGQQWQLFRSLLWRQGIVRPTRFRFWWQLAVIAWVKPRLLEEYLATLGIGEHFFAYRYEVREQLLKQLADLKQQKARVAQLEKTLKN
- a CDS encoding HEAT repeat domain-containing protein encodes the protein MIKPNFLFLLAIGVSSWGHNFQTLPTANAQTPPRLEQPQTVATYDQLMKAGYEATAQRNYQLALEKFQQALAQRPNDTFAQNAIANMQKYLGQNAAAANAAAGNETSPIPLIAGSALLSIALLAALLSLFFQYRPKGKASKRRKKTTYVNPKNPLDNFSRGNGNSFDADTKTGSDINGSGEEDFEPSLPVQATSRIPNVDLILRLIESLRDNDPRTRRRAVWKLAQMSDSRAMQPLVDSMVDGDSYERSLTLEALAQICTRSLRPMNQALAISLQDKNPQVRKNAIRDLTRLYDIMSQISQLICHALDDSDEEVQETARWAIRQLNLQLPPRLDIAPLETTGEPEDDDVQDTSFTETTPTEVQN
- a CDS encoding IS701-like element ISMae34 family transposase; the protein is MKETTPAAMPPCFDRWCRRFDNCFKNEAQKNGFRQYLGGLLGESERKNLTQMANNAVGVVYNRLHHFLTESPWSDRQVNECRLQVMNQCRQTQIPRGFSLIVDDSGHRKSGNLTAGVGRQYLGEIGKTDNGIVAVTTHLYDGKKSVPLDIEIYQPASSLAEGKEDKEFKKKPEIAIDLIDRSLTRGYRPKIVLIDAGYGNNTNFLKALEERKLKYLGGLAKNRKVIIEKEGGVEETIQLEQLAKSLSEKDWEKITLNLDKEKTVWVAVFRAKISQLEGERNLAIVMNASSMEKATEVDYFITNVVEADTVTASWIVRTYTERNWVEVFYREAKGWLGLREYQVRDKRSLLRHFILVFCAYTFILWHKLTGGLQRQWANRPLNTFVEALEAFRTAMSFRFFEWLTENRDVFAAYKASLGFVWA
- a CDS encoding glycosyltransferase family 4 protein → MSRKLLFLSTPVGFLGSGGGGGVELTLYNLARTLTRQGYPVRVVAPEASQLHDIPLITIAGNAQISAQSQGRQAPILMPENAVLANMWHYAQQVQNQYDLIVNFAYDWLPFYLTPFFATPVAHLVSMASVSLAMDHIIEKTYSNFPHLLAFHTLAQAETFSLSPPYRCLANGLDVSLYQFRDDPSPCLAWVGRIAPEKALEDAIAACQQLGVPLRVFGHISDPLYWQNLQDTYSFDLVDYRGFLPTGSLQKELGDCFGLLMTPRWVEAFGNVAIEALACGVPVVAYRRGGPVEIIEEGKTGFLVEPDSIEGLVTGIKNLDRIDRYSCRAVVEQKYSLEALANRAINWFEEIFARKK